The proteins below come from a single Ruficoccus amylovorans genomic window:
- the gatA gene encoding Asp-tRNA(Asn)/Glu-tRNA(Gln) amidotransferase subunit GatA, protein MSDIIHQTAAQLSQALASKAVSAVEVAQAFIDRAEAVEARVKAFNSRDAEWTLAQAKASDERRAAGGAAGPLDGVPVALKDILAVKDQPLTCSSRMLENFVSPYDAHVTELLKAQGAVLWGRLNMDEFAMGSSTENSAFHTSSNPWNLDCVPGGSSGGSAACVAALEAPLSIGSDTGGSIRQPAAFCGVVGLKPTYGLVSRYGLAAFASSLDQIGPFARTVEDAALLLQAIAGHDRRDSTSYKTKLPDYRAALTEKEGPWTIGVPKECFAEGLDPEIKAAVEDAIAFYEKDGHTVKEVSLPMTEYAIPTYYILATAEASSNLARYDGIRYTHRSKNAKDAVDLYFKSRAEGFGPEVKRRIILGTYVLSSGYYDAYYLRAQKIRTLIREEFMQVFESVDTILTPTTPTPSFKRGEKADPLAMYLNDIYTINVNLAGLPGISVPCGFTSGKLPIGLQLIGKPFAEDELLAVAHRYEQAHEWKDAVAEL, encoded by the coding sequence ATGTCGGACATCATCCATCAGACCGCCGCCCAGCTTTCGCAGGCGCTCGCCAGCAAGGCCGTCTCCGCCGTCGAGGTGGCCCAGGCCTTCATCGACCGCGCCGAGGCGGTGGAAGCCCGCGTCAAGGCCTTCAACTCGCGCGATGCCGAGTGGACACTCGCTCAGGCCAAGGCCAGCGACGAACGCCGCGCCGCCGGTGGCGCCGCCGGACCACTCGACGGCGTGCCCGTCGCGCTCAAAGACATCCTCGCGGTCAAAGACCAGCCCCTGACCTGCTCCTCGCGCATGCTGGAGAACTTCGTCTCGCCCTACGACGCGCACGTGACCGAGCTTTTAAAAGCCCAGGGCGCGGTCCTGTGGGGGCGGCTCAACATGGACGAATTCGCGATGGGCTCGTCCACGGAAAACTCCGCCTTTCACACCAGTTCCAACCCGTGGAACCTCGACTGCGTGCCCGGCGGCAGCTCCGGGGGCAGCGCCGCCTGCGTGGCCGCGCTGGAGGCCCCGCTGTCCATCGGCTCGGACACCGGCGGCTCCATCCGCCAACCGGCGGCCTTCTGCGGCGTGGTCGGCCTCAAGCCCACCTACGGACTCGTCTCGCGCTACGGGCTGGCCGCCTTCGCCTCCTCGCTGGACCAGATCGGGCCGTTCGCCCGCACGGTCGAGGACGCCGCGCTCCTGCTTCAGGCCATCGCCGGGCACGACCGTCGCGACTCCACTTCCTATAAAACCAAGCTCCCCGACTACCGCGCCGCCCTCACCGAGAAGGAAGGCCCGTGGACCATCGGCGTGCCCAAGGAGTGCTTCGCCGAGGGGCTGGACCCCGAGATCAAGGCCGCCGTCGAGGACGCCATCGCCTTTTACGAAAAAGACGGCCACACGGTGAAGGAGGTCTCGCTCCCGATGACCGAGTACGCCATCCCGACCTACTACATCCTGGCCACCGCCGAGGCCTCGTCCAACCTCGCCCGCTACGACGGCATCCGCTACACCCACCGCTCGAAGAACGCCAAGGACGCCGTTGACCTGTACTTCAAGAGCCGCGCCGAGGGCTTCGGCCCCGAGGTCAAGCGCCGCATTATCCTGGGCACCTACGTGCTCTCCAGCGGCTACTACGACGCCTACTACCTGCGCGCCCAGAAGATCCGCACCCTCATCCGCGAGGAGTTCATGCAGGTCTTCGAGTCGGTGGACACCATCCTCACCCCGACCACCCCGACCCCGTCCTTCAAGCGCGGCGAAAAGGCAGACCCGCTCGCCATGTACCTGAACGACATCTACACCATCAACGTCAACCTCGCCGGCCTGCCGGGCATCTCCGTCCCCTGCGGTTTCACCTCCGGCAAGCTGCCCATCGGCCTGCAATTGATCGGCAAGCCCTTCGCCGAAGACGAACTGCTCGCGGTCGCCCACCGCTACGAACAGGCCCACGAGTGGAAGGACGCCGTCGCGGAACTGTAG
- a CDS encoding ATP-binding protein encodes MAKTPSFAQWQVSGGPVLNMTVLVWKLIAVAAFYLVLAEIGSQMALRALDGYVNLLWPASGLAVAILMRGGLKYILSVFAGYVLWSLWLREQPAAYAISLGAVYAVTSAFGALVLRRALRDDYSLENIRGVFLFILGGPLLVGLLSASLSAAVICALVDTVPWRDYSRLWSPWFLGEGLGILVVTPFLLVWTSRTKINWSNRQFAEVGVWIGVLSFFGIVIFGNWAPTDTLRYPLELVLFPIMAWGAIRFGQRGATTGIVLLSIMAMWELLQVFGPEKKYISQSPEFLWVFVGVISCTSYFLAAVLTELRRREEVSRLNEIRLRGFIDALPDIAFVVTAKGRYLEIFSRENSPLGRRAEGLKGRTFSESWPQVQAREFQAAVDLCLEKRDQISLEYSLEVAGSPYWFEGRIAPITGDQGEEDQVIWVAYDITERKRTEAALVQRDQLLQGVSRASSLLLGVRDMSEAVERALRAIGEHAQVDRVTIFENRFDMDGNQIRPERCYGWARPGFELDPERINADCWQGERRDWYDRMAAHGVVQGVVREMSPNLRRCYEDLGVVTILMTPIHVESYFWGVMVIADCGRERHWEEGETAAIQLAAAGIGAFFVNRQVEEQLRHAKENADRANMAKGEFLAMMSHEIRTPMNAILGFADLLAQTALDPAQMESLSVIDRSGKALLELINNILDYSKIESRGIELEYIPFNLETTIVESLELVLVKAREKGIKVNYTLSGAESYDYVGDPHRLKQIILNLVNNAVKFTQKGQVEVNVRVHSTPASDRERVYVEVADSGIGIAPSKLDRLFQPFSQVDSSTTRKYGGTGLGLVICKRLVEKMGGDIQVTSEVGKGSVFSFDFELTRSGDPVLSRPNIGKTVLTEDFAHDHPLSVLVVEDDPINRKLVQEILARLGYTPDMAEDESEASRLLRKNSYDIVLMDIQLPGRSGLEITRRLRSGEYGKARQDIYVLAVTAFALAEDRRKCLDAGCNDYMAKPLSIVQLKDTLLYVYKLGSTRRLHPDL; translated from the coding sequence ATGGCGAAAACCCCCTCTTTTGCGCAATGGCAGGTTTCGGGTGGACCGGTGCTCAATATGACTGTGCTGGTGTGGAAACTGATCGCAGTCGCAGCGTTTTACCTTGTGCTGGCTGAGATCGGAAGCCAGATGGCGCTGCGGGCGCTCGATGGGTATGTCAACCTGCTTTGGCCGGCGTCGGGCCTCGCTGTGGCCATTCTGATGAGGGGTGGCCTGAAGTATATTCTGAGCGTCTTCGCCGGTTACGTGCTATGGTCCTTATGGCTTCGCGAGCAGCCGGCTGCCTATGCCATATCCCTGGGAGCGGTCTATGCGGTGACTTCCGCTTTCGGGGCCTTGGTCCTGCGTCGGGCGCTGCGAGATGACTATTCGTTGGAGAACATTCGCGGGGTATTTCTCTTCATCCTTGGAGGACCGTTGCTGGTCGGCCTGCTTAGTGCCTCCCTCAGCGCGGCGGTGATTTGCGCGCTGGTGGACACCGTGCCGTGGAGGGATTACAGCCGCCTGTGGAGTCCCTGGTTTTTGGGGGAAGGACTGGGCATCCTGGTGGTGACGCCGTTTCTGCTCGTATGGACTTCCCGTACAAAGATCAACTGGAGTAACCGGCAGTTTGCCGAGGTCGGAGTCTGGATCGGTGTGCTCTCGTTCTTCGGCATTGTGATTTTTGGAAACTGGGCACCGACGGATACCCTGCGTTACCCGCTCGAACTGGTGCTTTTCCCCATCATGGCCTGGGGGGCGATCCGCTTCGGGCAGCGGGGGGCCACCACCGGCATCGTTCTGCTCTCGATCATGGCGATGTGGGAACTGCTCCAGGTCTTTGGCCCGGAAAAGAAGTACATCAGCCAAAGCCCCGAGTTTCTATGGGTCTTTGTGGGGGTCATCAGTTGCACGAGCTATTTCCTGGCCGCGGTGCTGACTGAGCTGCGCCGCCGGGAGGAAGTCAGTCGCCTGAATGAAATCCGCCTGCGCGGGTTCATCGACGCGCTGCCCGACATTGCCTTTGTGGTGACGGCGAAGGGGCGTTATCTGGAAATTTTCTCGCGTGAAAACAGCCCGCTCGGGCGCAGGGCGGAGGGGCTCAAGGGGCGTACTTTCAGCGAATCCTGGCCCCAGGTGCAAGCGCGTGAGTTTCAGGCGGCGGTGGACCTTTGCCTGGAAAAACGCGACCAGATTTCGCTGGAGTACTCGCTTGAGGTTGCCGGTTCGCCCTATTGGTTTGAGGGGCGTATTGCCCCCATCACGGGTGATCAAGGCGAGGAGGATCAGGTTATCTGGGTGGCTTACGACATCACCGAGCGAAAACGGACCGAAGCCGCTCTCGTGCAGAGAGACCAACTCCTGCAAGGGGTGTCTCGGGCGAGTTCGCTGCTGCTGGGAGTCCGCGATATGAGCGAAGCTGTTGAGCGGGCCTTGCGCGCCATCGGTGAGCATGCCCAGGTCGATCGCGTGACGATCTTCGAAAACCGCTTCGACATGGACGGCAACCAGATACGTCCCGAAAGGTGCTACGGCTGGGCTCGCCCGGGCTTTGAGCTCGACCCGGAGCGGATCAATGCCGACTGCTGGCAGGGGGAACGCCGGGACTGGTATGACCGGATGGCCGCGCATGGTGTGGTCCAGGGCGTGGTGCGGGAAATGTCGCCCAACTTGCGCCGCTGCTATGAAGACCTGGGGGTGGTCACCATTCTGATGACGCCGATCCATGTCGAAAGCTACTTCTGGGGGGTGATGGTGATCGCCGATTGCGGTCGGGAGCGCCATTGGGAGGAAGGCGAAACGGCGGCTATTCAGTTGGCGGCGGCTGGCATTGGGGCGTTTTTCGTCAACCGCCAGGTCGAGGAACAGCTTCGCCATGCCAAGGAAAATGCTGACCGTGCCAATATGGCCAAGGGCGAGTTCCTCGCGATGATGAGCCACGAGATCCGTACCCCGATGAACGCGATCCTGGGCTTTGCCGACCTGCTGGCACAGACAGCGCTGGACCCTGCGCAGATGGAGTCGCTGTCCGTGATCGACCGCAGCGGCAAGGCCCTGCTGGAGCTGATTAACAACATCCTCGACTACTCGAAGATCGAGTCCCGCGGGATCGAACTCGAATACATTCCTTTCAACCTGGAAACAACCATCGTCGAGTCGCTGGAACTGGTGCTGGTCAAAGCCCGCGAGAAAGGCATCAAGGTCAACTACACGCTGAGTGGGGCCGAGTCCTACGACTACGTGGGCGATCCGCACCGGCTCAAGCAAATCATTCTCAACCTGGTCAATAACGCGGTCAAGTTTACCCAGAAAGGACAAGTCGAGGTAAACGTGCGCGTGCACTCTACGCCTGCCAGCGACCGCGAGCGGGTCTATGTCGAGGTGGCGGATTCGGGCATCGGCATCGCTCCGTCAAAGCTGGACCGGCTTTTCCAGCCTTTTTCGCAGGTGGATTCATCCACGACACGCAAATATGGCGGAACCGGGCTTGGGCTGGTCATTTGCAAGCGACTGGTCGAGAAAATGGGCGGGGACATCCAAGTCACGAGCGAGGTGGGAAAGGGGTCGGTCTTTTCCTTTGATTTTGAGCTCACCCGCTCAGGGGACCCGGTATTGTCGCGCCCAAACATCGGCAAGACCGTTTTGACGGAAGATTTCGCTCATGACCATCCCTTGTCGGTTCTTGTCGTTGAGGACGATCCAATCAACCGCAAGCTCGTTCAGGAAATCCTCGCGCGGCTCGGCTACACGCCGGATATGGCGGAGGACGAGTCCGAGGCCTCACGGCTGCTGCGCAAAAACAGCTACGACATCGTGCTGATGGACATCCAGCTTCCCGGTCGGAGCGGGCTGGAGATCACGCGGCGTCTGCGCTCGGGCGAGTACGGAAAAGCCCGGCAGGATATTTACGTGTTGGCGGTGACCGCGTTCGCGCTGGCCGAGGATCGCCGCAAGTGCCTTGATGCCGGCTGCAACGACTACATGGCCAAGCCGCTATCCATCGTCCAGCTCAAGGACACGCTTCTATACGTGTACAAACTGGGCAGCACCCGCAGACTGCATCCGGATTTGTAG
- the gatC gene encoding Asp-tRNA(Asn)/Glu-tRNA(Gln) amidotransferase subunit GatC gives MPSEKIDIEYVARLARIDLTDEEKRTFTSQLEDILAYVDKLNQVDVSGVEPMAHAFSLENVLDDDEPGQPLPVEQALRNAPAQRDNQIVVPKVVEDA, from the coding sequence ATGCCGTCTGAAAAGATAGACATCGAATACGTAGCGCGCCTGGCGCGGATCGACCTCACCGACGAGGAAAAGCGCACCTTCACCTCGCAGTTGGAGGACATTCTCGCCTATGTGGACAAGCTCAACCAGGTGGACGTCTCCGGCGTCGAGCCGATGGCCCACGCCTTTTCCCTCGAAAACGTCCTCGACGACGACGAGCCGGGCCAACCCCTCCCCGTCGAGCAGGCCCTCCGCAACGCCCCCGCCCAACGCGACAACCAGATCGTCGTCCCCAAAGTCGTCGAAGACGCCTGA
- a CDS encoding FmdB family zinc ribbon protein, giving the protein MPIYVYEVITGDGSSGERFEIEQPMSAAPLTQHPRTGQPVRRVYLPPNLGSKYTPGSTQNKLSNENVEKAGFTRYERDKLTGTYHKVAGKDSAAPDTLKP; this is encoded by the coding sequence ATGCCAATCTATGTCTATGAAGTCATAACCGGCGACGGCAGCAGCGGTGAGCGCTTCGAGATCGAGCAGCCCATGAGTGCCGCGCCGCTCACCCAGCACCCCCGCACCGGCCAACCGGTTCGCCGCGTTTACCTTCCGCCCAATCTCGGCTCTAAGTACACGCCCGGCTCGACCCAGAACAAGCTGAGTAACGAAAACGTGGAGAAGGCTGGCTTCACGCGCTACGAACGGGACAAACTCACTGGGACCTACCACAAGGTCGCGGGTAAGGACTCCGCCGCTCCCGACACCCTCAAGCCTTGA
- the gatB gene encoding Asp-tRNA(Asn)/Glu-tRNA(Gln) amidotransferase subunit GatB — protein sequence MEFTADIGLEVHVQLKTKSKMFTRAPYHYGAEPNTLTDPVVLALPGVLPVMNKEAVRKTVLLGLLCKCKIAERCKWDRKNYFYPDSPKNYQLSQYDQPICEGGEVEIEMLGASRNVMGEHRMVQLTRIHLEEDVGKLTHFANDSLVDYNRAGAPLCEIVTEPDMHNADEVFAFLTALRNNILAAGLSDCDMEKGQMRCDANISVRPKGQKELGVKVELKNMNTISGVRNAVAYEIKRQIHAVTSGEAIHQQTRRWDPSTQVTTKMRDKEESHDYRYFPEPDLMPVSIGKEQLKVLAKELPELPFDRQRRFMETLDLPYTLTSVLCPDKELADFFEEALEDTGGKVAPKAVANLIANDLLRELSGGEEEGRLPLSECKLAPAHIAELTLLVEDGVITKQIAQTIFTEMYATGKMPSTLVEEKGLQAHNDDGELESIVREVAADPKHEKAISQFKEGNTKAINSLIGPIMKATQGKADPRKIQEMLAKVLG from the coding sequence ATGGAATTCACCGCAGACATCGGGCTGGAAGTCCACGTCCAGCTCAAGACGAAATCAAAAATGTTCACGCGCGCGCCGTACCACTACGGGGCCGAGCCGAACACCCTGACCGACCCCGTCGTGCTCGCCCTGCCCGGCGTGCTCCCGGTCATGAACAAGGAGGCCGTCCGCAAGACCGTCCTGCTGGGCCTGCTGTGCAAGTGCAAGATCGCCGAGCGCTGCAAGTGGGACCGCAAAAACTACTTCTATCCGGACAGCCCGAAGAACTACCAGCTCTCCCAGTACGACCAGCCCATCTGCGAGGGCGGCGAGGTCGAGATCGAAATGCTCGGGGCTTCGCGCAATGTCATGGGTGAGCACCGCATGGTGCAGCTCACGCGCATCCATCTGGAGGAAGACGTGGGCAAGCTCACCCACTTCGCCAACGACAGCCTCGTGGACTACAACCGCGCCGGAGCCCCGCTGTGCGAGATCGTGACCGAGCCAGACATGCACAATGCCGACGAGGTCTTCGCCTTCCTCACCGCGCTGCGCAATAACATCCTCGCCGCCGGTCTCTCCGACTGCGACATGGAAAAGGGCCAGATGCGCTGCGACGCCAACATTTCCGTGCGCCCCAAGGGCCAGAAGGAGCTGGGCGTCAAGGTCGAGCTGAAAAATATGAACACCATCTCGGGCGTGCGCAACGCTGTCGCCTACGAGATCAAACGCCAGATCCACGCCGTCACCTCCGGCGAGGCCATCCACCAGCAGACGCGCCGCTGGGACCCGAGCACGCAGGTCACGACCAAGATGCGCGACAAGGAGGAGTCCCACGACTACCGCTATTTCCCCGAGCCCGACCTGATGCCCGTCTCCATCGGCAAGGAACAATTGAAGGTCCTCGCCAAGGAGCTGCCCGAGCTGCCCTTCGACCGGCAGCGGCGCTTCATGGAAACGCTCGACCTGCCCTACACACTCACGTCTGTGCTGTGCCCGGACAAGGAGCTGGCCGACTTTTTCGAGGAAGCCCTTGAAGACACTGGCGGCAAGGTCGCCCCGAAGGCCGTGGCCAATCTCATCGCCAACGACCTGTTGCGCGAACTCTCCGGCGGCGAGGAAGAAGGCCGTCTACCCCTCTCCGAGTGCAAGCTGGCCCCGGCCCACATCGCCGAGCTGACCTTGCTTGTCGAGGACGGTGTCATTACCAAGCAGATCGCGCAGACGATTTTTACCGAGATGTACGCCACCGGCAAGATGCCCAGCACTCTCGTCGAAGAAAAGGGCCTCCAGGCCCACAACGACGACGGCGAACTGGAGTCCATCGTGCGCGAAGTCGCCGCCGACCCCAAGCACGAGAAGGCCATTTCCCAGTTCAAGGAGGGCAACACCAAGGCCATCAACTCCCTCATCGGCCCCATCATGAAGGCAACTCAGGGCAAGGCCGACCCGCGCAAAATTCAGGAAATGCTCGCCAAGGTTCTCGGCTAG
- a CDS encoding SUMF1/EgtB/PvdO family nonheme iron enzyme: protein MPDQSADSSFPVKPPPGRAYEVLTPGEKFGDYQVLRCLTYDLMGSLYRVRKARVKETRSLFVLPPLVQNDAQFRERFFHSTSRLVQLDHPNLLKAEDAELIKGRFTIFHEAFDGQNLADYLEQCAIEQHKGHHPARGDDLLADMPVGLPEEEVRQILRQILEGLSYAHTHKQLHLNLNPTNILRNSKGEIKLAELGVMTMAGKELFETLVSAGIPPISLGPRRIRINTVDILSPEARLGKPGDERSDIYAFGITAYWLLTGQKPGYNYTPPSEVNPALDKSWDTLLANCLERDPDKRYPSAKAVLDDLKDLRHIQQRHEPLEPGTAQTRSVFRHMDFIPVPRQIKRHGLKTTRAFRIGIIGLVACVAFYLLSMFYDLAFGGETPIDSAVAIRTPAGQTPRLSIRTDPPNALLEFSGKDTSFNIRNGSLDLNVVPGLYRLTLSSPHHLDYNRIVEIGRTPQTLDIRLEPALANVNILTTPGARAVAIDASRRMYDLGTADENGLLQAARFLYAGTYTLRLEKENYMTMVKEDFHLGESDSQLLEFPLVPLPGTLRVRSTPRDATIYVEGREIGKTNATIEGLPVQEEFIVTLEKPGFRTEKLAVNLAPNTRTVLDFGELTPRSGEVLPQVTFGGKEPSTRLLEGLTYHVGDKTFPGTANVLSDIPEGRVTLTATHPDYLDATQTFQLADNTLLRLPLDLPPRPGVVQLDVQPAGLPLTVSANDKVLHLKDARRFTLPPDEDYSLILEAPDYISQQLNLRLAPNETRTWSTRLTPLPGPATGLTYNVPYLGIDMAWIPPGTFLMGSPVQEHARLPVEGPQTEVTLTHGFWLSRTEITQQQYQALMGENPSEFKGLRRPVEKVTWLEAVAFCEKLNQREQQAGRLPAGYVYRLPTEAEWEYAARAGTTTPFYWGDTADITRANFRGKYPRDFTSSQLEDPEFYGTSEVGDYPPNAFGLSDIHGNVAEWCLDVYNGRLPGGKQTDWVLTGEGSHRVVRGGGWEDYAIRSRIASRKNMAPDTRNSATGFRLCLGPVIGE from the coding sequence ATGCCCGACCAATCCGCCGATTCCTCTTTTCCCGTAAAACCGCCTCCGGGACGGGCTTATGAGGTTTTGACCCCCGGGGAGAAGTTTGGCGACTACCAGGTCCTGCGCTGCCTGACCTACGACCTCATGGGCAGCCTTTACCGGGTACGCAAAGCCCGCGTCAAGGAGACGCGCTCGCTCTTTGTGCTCCCCCCGCTGGTTCAGAATGACGCGCAATTTCGTGAGCGCTTCTTCCATAGCACCAGTCGCCTCGTTCAACTCGACCACCCCAACCTGCTCAAGGCCGAAGACGCCGAGCTGATCAAGGGCCGCTTCACGATCTTTCACGAAGCCTTCGACGGGCAGAACCTCGCCGACTATTTGGAGCAGTGTGCCATTGAGCAGCACAAAGGCCACCACCCCGCCCGGGGTGACGACTTGCTGGCTGACATGCCCGTCGGCCTTCCCGAGGAAGAGGTGCGGCAGATCCTGCGCCAGATACTGGAGGGGCTTAGCTACGCCCATACCCACAAGCAGCTCCACCTCAACCTGAACCCCACCAACATCCTCCGCAACAGCAAGGGCGAAATCAAGCTGGCCGAGCTGGGCGTCATGACGATGGCGGGCAAGGAGCTGTTCGAGACGCTCGTCTCCGCCGGTATCCCTCCGATCTCCCTCGGCCCGCGCCGCATCCGCATCAACACGGTGGACATCCTCTCGCCCGAGGCCCGGCTGGGCAAGCCCGGCGACGAGCGTTCGGATATTTACGCCTTTGGGATCACCGCATACTGGCTGCTTACGGGACAAAAACCCGGCTACAACTACACGCCGCCCAGTGAGGTAAACCCCGCTCTGGACAAAAGCTGGGACACGCTTCTGGCCAATTGCCTGGAGCGCGACCCCGACAAGCGCTATCCCTCCGCAAAGGCCGTCCTCGACGATCTCAAGGACCTCCGCCACATTCAGCAGCGCCACGAGCCTCTTGAGCCTGGGACGGCACAGACCCGTTCCGTCTTCCGTCACATGGACTTCATCCCGGTCCCCCGCCAGATCAAGCGGCATGGGCTCAAAACCACCCGGGCCTTTCGCATCGGCATCATCGGGCTCGTCGCCTGTGTCGCGTTTTACCTGCTCTCGATGTTCTATGATCTGGCTTTCGGCGGCGAGACGCCCATCGATTCCGCAGTCGCCATCCGTACACCGGCAGGCCAGACTCCCCGCCTCAGCATCCGCACAGACCCTCCCAACGCATTGCTGGAGTTCTCCGGGAAAGATACGAGCTTCAATATCCGCAACGGCAGCCTCGACCTGAATGTGGTGCCCGGCCTGTACCGGCTCACGCTCAGCTCTCCGCACCACCTCGACTACAACCGCATCGTCGAAATCGGTCGCACACCACAAACACTCGACATACGGCTGGAACCGGCGCTGGCTAACGTAAATATCCTGACGACGCCTGGCGCGCGCGCAGTCGCCATCGACGCCTCCCGCCGTATGTACGACCTGGGCACAGCGGATGAAAACGGTCTTCTCCAGGCCGCCCGGTTCCTCTACGCGGGCACCTACACGCTTCGCCTGGAGAAGGAGAACTACATGACGATGGTAAAGGAGGATTTCCATCTCGGCGAAAGCGACAGCCAGCTCCTTGAGTTTCCGCTCGTCCCGCTGCCCGGTACTCTGCGCGTGCGCTCCACTCCGCGCGACGCCACCATCTATGTCGAGGGCCGCGAAATCGGCAAAACCAACGCCACCATCGAGGGCTTGCCCGTGCAGGAGGAGTTTATCGTCACGCTGGAAAAACCGGGCTTCCGGACCGAGAAGCTGGCCGTCAACCTCGCCCCGAACACCCGCACCGTGCTCGACTTCGGCGAGCTTACGCCGCGCTCGGGAGAAGTGCTCCCGCAGGTCACATTCGGCGGCAAGGAGCCAAGCACCCGGCTCCTCGAAGGCTTGACCTACCACGTCGGCGACAAGACCTTCCCCGGGACTGCCAACGTCCTCTCCGACATCCCCGAAGGCCGGGTCACACTGACCGCCACGCACCCCGACTACCTCGACGCCACCCAGACCTTTCAACTCGCCGACAACACCCTCCTGCGCCTCCCGCTCGACCTGCCCCCCCGGCCAGGAGTCGTGCAGCTGGATGTTCAACCAGCCGGTCTCCCCCTCACCGTCTCCGCCAACGACAAAGTCCTTCACCTCAAGGATGCGCGACGCTTCACACTCCCCCCGGACGAGGACTACTCGCTCATCCTCGAAGCCCCCGACTACATTTCCCAACAGTTGAACCTGCGGCTGGCCCCGAACGAAACACGCACCTGGAGCACCCGCCTGACCCCGCTCCCCGGCCCGGCCACGGGCCTTACGTATAATGTCCCTTACCTCGGCATTGACATGGCCTGGATACCGCCGGGCACGTTCCTGATGGGTAGCCCGGTGCAAGAGCACGCGCGCCTCCCCGTCGAAGGCCCGCAGACCGAGGTTACGCTCACCCACGGCTTCTGGCTCTCGCGCACCGAGATCACACAACAGCAGTACCAGGCCCTCATGGGTGAGAATCCTTCGGAGTTCAAAGGTCTTCGCCGCCCGGTCGAAAAAGTCACCTGGCTCGAAGCCGTCGCCTTCTGCGAAAAGCTCAACCAGCGCGAGCAACAGGCTGGACGCCTGCCCGCAGGCTACGTTTACCGCCTGCCCACCGAGGCCGAGTGGGAATACGCCGCCCGCGCCGGGACGACGACGCCCTTTTACTGGGGGGATACCGCCGACATCACCCGCGCCAACTTCCGCGGGAAATATCCGCGCGACTTCACCTCCTCGCAGCTCGAAGACCCGGAATTCTACGGCACCAGCGAGGTCGGTGACTACCCGCCAAACGCGTTCGGCCTCTCCGACATCCACGGCAATGTGGCCGAATGGTGCCTCGACGTTTACAACGGGCGTCTCCCCGGCGGCAAACAGACCGACTGGGTGCTGACCGGCGAGGGCAGCCACCGCGTCGTCCGCGGCGGAGGCTGGGAAGACTACGCCATCCGCTCCCGCATAGCCTCACGCAAGAACATGGCCCCCGATACCCGCAACTCCGCCACCGGCTTCCGCCTCTGCCTGGGGCCGGTCATCGGGGAATAG
- the def gene encoding peptide deformylase, translating to MLLRITQYGEPVLKEKGAPVTEFNDELRKLADDMVETMREAEGIGLAAQQIGKAIQMFVMEVPVYEDQDDPDYLYDGKHPPLDLIMPLAVINAELTLSGEEAPYEEGCLSFPGIRGKVERPTRLRMRFQDLDGNPHEIVCDGLFARIIQHEYDHTQGVLFIDRMNPRVLRPLESKIRRLRRDTRDFLKSQN from the coding sequence ATGCTGTTACGCATCACCCAGTACGGAGAGCCGGTCCTGAAGGAAAAGGGCGCGCCGGTGACGGAGTTCAACGACGAGTTGCGCAAGCTCGCCGACGACATGGTTGAAACCATGCGCGAAGCCGAAGGCATCGGCCTGGCTGCCCAGCAGATCGGCAAAGCCATTCAGATGTTTGTCATGGAGGTCCCCGTCTATGAGGATCAAGACGATCCCGACTACCTCTACGACGGCAAGCACCCGCCGCTGGACCTCATCATGCCCCTGGCTGTGATCAACGCCGAGCTGACCCTCTCCGGCGAGGAAGCACCTTACGAGGAGGGCTGCCTGTCCTTCCCCGGCATTCGCGGCAAGGTCGAGCGCCCCACCCGCCTGCGCATGCGTTTTCAGGACCTCGACGGAAACCCGCACGAGATCGTTTGCGACGGGCTTTTCGCCCGGATCATTCAGCACGAATACGACCACACTCAGGGCGTGCTCTTCATCGACCGAATGAACCCTCGTGTTCTGCGTCCGCTGGAGTCGAAAATCCGCCGCCTGCGCCGCGACACCCGAGATTTTCTCAAGTCTCAGAATTAG